The Tistrella mobilis genome window below encodes:
- a CDS encoding methylmalonyl-CoA mutase family protein, whose product MPKQPNSAAEAASGAMPRRDTPWLMRTYAGHSSAEESNKLYRTNLSRGQTGLSVAFDLPTQTGYDADHVLARGEVGKVGVPICHIGDMMTLFDGIPLERMNTSMTINATAAWLLSLYIATAEKQGAPRASLQGTTQNDIIKEYLSRGTYVFPPKPSLNLIADTIAFTYRELPKWNPTNVCSYHLQEAGATPEQELAYALATAVAVLDTVRAGGQVPEADLPQVVGRISFFVNAGIRFVTELCKMRAFTELWDEITRDRYGVAEEKFRRFRYGVQVNSLGLTEQQPENNVYRILLEMLAVVLSKNARARAVQLPAWNEALGLPRPWDQQWSLRLQQIVAMETDLLEYGDLFDGSPVVAAKVEELKAGARAELARIEEMGGAVTAVESGYMKQRLVESNARRVAAIESGEMAVIGVNKFVETAPSPLTSGEDGAILTVDPGVERRQIEKLQAHKAARDATAVEASLAELARAAKEGRNIMESSIACAHAGVTTGEWAETLRQIFGEYRAPTGVGGSVVEVRGDRDRTEAVRAKVDSLSDRLGRRLKFLVGKPGLDGHSNGAEQIALKARDCGMEVVYEGIRLTPAQIVNAALEESVHVVGLSILSGSHNELVADVMRRMAEAGLTDVPVIVGGIIPDEDARKLKAAGVARVYTPKDFEITQIMADIVDLVDGLSREAA is encoded by the coding sequence ATGCCGAAGCAGCCGAATTCCGCCGCAGAAGCGGCAAGCGGCGCCATGCCGCGCCGCGATACGCCCTGGCTGATGCGCACCTATGCCGGCCACTCCTCGGCGGAGGAGAGCAACAAACTGTACCGCACCAATCTGTCGCGCGGTCAGACCGGTCTCTCCGTCGCCTTCGACCTGCCGACCCAGACCGGCTATGACGCCGACCATGTGCTCGCCAGGGGAGAGGTGGGCAAGGTGGGCGTGCCGATCTGTCATATCGGCGACATGATGACGCTCTTCGACGGCATCCCGCTTGAGCGGATGAACACCTCGATGACGATCAATGCGACCGCAGCCTGGCTGCTGTCGCTCTACATCGCCACCGCCGAGAAGCAGGGAGCGCCGCGGGCATCGCTCCAGGGCACGACCCAGAACGACATCATCAAGGAATATCTGTCGCGCGGCACCTATGTCTTCCCGCCCAAGCCCAGCCTGAACCTGATCGCCGACACCATCGCCTTCACCTACCGGGAACTGCCCAAGTGGAACCCGACCAATGTCTGCTCCTACCATCTGCAGGAAGCAGGGGCGACGCCCGAGCAGGAACTGGCCTATGCACTGGCGACGGCGGTGGCGGTGCTGGATACGGTGCGCGCCGGCGGTCAGGTGCCTGAGGCGGATCTGCCGCAGGTGGTGGGACGGATCAGCTTTTTCGTGAATGCCGGCATCCGCTTCGTCACCGAGCTTTGCAAGATGCGCGCCTTCACCGAGCTTTGGGACGAGATCACCCGCGACCGTTACGGCGTTGCGGAAGAGAAGTTCCGCCGCTTCCGCTACGGCGTGCAGGTGAACTCGCTGGGCCTGACCGAGCAGCAGCCCGAGAACAACGTCTACCGCATCCTGCTGGAAATGCTGGCGGTGGTGCTGTCCAAGAACGCCCGCGCCCGCGCCGTGCAGCTGCCGGCCTGGAACGAGGCTCTGGGCCTGCCGCGCCCCTGGGACCAGCAGTGGTCGCTGCGCCTGCAGCAGATCGTCGCCATGGAAACCGATCTTCTGGAATACGGCGATCTGTTCGACGGTTCACCGGTGGTGGCGGCCAAGGTCGAGGAGCTGAAGGCCGGCGCCCGCGCCGAACTGGCCCGGATCGAGGAGATGGGCGGCGCGGTGACCGCGGTCGAGAGCGGCTACATGAAGCAGCGGCTGGTCGAGAGCAATGCCCGCCGCGTGGCCGCGATCGAATCGGGAGAGATGGCGGTGATCGGCGTCAACAAGTTCGTCGAGACTGCGCCGTCGCCGCTGACCTCTGGCGAGGATGGCGCCATCCTGACCGTCGACCCCGGTGTCGAACGCCGACAGATCGAGAAGCTTCAGGCCCACAAGGCCGCTCGTGATGCGACAGCGGTCGAGGCGAGCCTCGCCGAACTTGCTCGTGCGGCCAAGGAAGGCCGCAATATCATGGAAAGCTCGATCGCCTGCGCCCATGCCGGCGTCACCACCGGGGAATGGGCAGAGACGCTGCGCCAGATCTTCGGCGAATACAGGGCACCCACCGGCGTCGGCGGCAGCGTGGTCGAGGTGCGTGGCGATCGCGACCGGACCGAGGCGGTGCGCGCCAAGGTCGACAGCCTGTCGGACCGCCTGGGCCGCCGGCTGAAATTCCTGGTCGGCAAGCCCGGTCTCGATGGCCATTCCAACGGTGCCGAGCAGATCGCCCTGAAGGCCCGCGACTGCGGTATGGAGGTGGTCTACGAGGGCATCCGCCTCACCCCGGCCCAGATCGTCAATGCCGCTCTTGAAGAGAGCGTTCACGTTGTGGGCCTGTCGATCCTGTCGGGCAGCCATAACGAGCTGGTCGCCGATGTCATGCGCCGCATGGCCGAAGCCGGGCTCACCGACGTGCCGGTGATCGTGGGCGGCATCATCCCCGACGAGGATGCCCGCAAGCTGAAGGCGGCCGGCGTCGCCCGGGTCTACACGCCCAAGGACTTCGAAATCACCCAGATCATGGCCGACATCGTCGACCTGGTCGACGGGCTCAGCCGCGAAGCGGCGTGA
- a CDS encoding DUF523 domain-containing protein has translation MSASHENRAADRRPVLISACLLGRPVRFDGRGAARPHPLINDLMAEGRLIPLCPEMAGGLPTPRPPAELDSRRRVIDATGTDVTAAFSAGARIAVETALARGVRLALLKARSPSCGVGRIHDGSFSGRLIPGDGLTAEALTAAGIEVFADDDLDAAARRLAEIDGPNG, from the coding sequence ATGTCCGCGAGCCACGAAAACCGGGCGGCAGACCGCCGCCCGGTTCTGATCTCGGCCTGCCTTCTGGGCAGGCCGGTTCGTTTCGACGGCCGGGGTGCCGCGCGACCGCATCCGCTGATCAACGATCTCATGGCCGAAGGCCGGCTGATCCCGCTCTGCCCCGAGATGGCGGGCGGTCTGCCGACACCACGACCGCCGGCGGAGCTCGACAGTCGCCGCCGGGTGATCGATGCAACCGGCACCGATGTCACCGCAGCGTTTTCAGCCGGTGCCCGCATCGCCGTCGAAACTGCCCTGGCCCGTGGGGTGCGCCTGGCGCTGCTCAAGGCGCGGAGCCCGTCCTGCGGGGTCGGGCGGATCCATGACGGCAGCTTCAGCGGCCGGCTGATCCCAGGCGACGGCCTGACGGCCGAGGCTCTTACCGCCGCCGGTATCGAAGTATTTGCCGACGATGATCTCGACGCCGCGGCCCGGCGGCTGGCCGAGATCGATGGCCCGAATGGTTGA